The following proteins come from a genomic window of Triticum aestivum cultivar Chinese Spring chromosome 6A, IWGSC CS RefSeq v2.1, whole genome shotgun sequence:
- the LOC123127988 gene encoding ethylene-responsive transcription factor ERF027-like, producing the protein MAEQPSGASSSAAGAATPQLQVQAAAEPATELSPGAPASPHSPPVHLGETVGTTTALAATSSGEPSPRSTGKHPFYRGIRCRNGKWVSEIREPRKARRIWLGTYPTAEMAAAAYDVAARALRGSDAVLNFPGAAASRPVPASASPEDIRAAAAAAAAAAQLYRPHGSEAPDGSASTAATAEEQRHHGTITSGGAADDRTPQHQMGNEDFMDEEAIFEMPQMLRNMAAGMMMSPPRLSPTASDEWPDPAGAGESLWSYHDP; encoded by the coding sequence ATGGCTGAGCAGCCTTCTGGAGCCTCCTCGTCTGCTGCGGGTGCTGCTACTCCTCAGCTGCAAGTGCAAGCTGCTGCTGAACCGGCGACCGAGCTTTCCCCGGGTGCTCCTGCCTCGCCCCATTCCCCGCCGGTTCACCTAGGCGAGACGGTGGGGACAACGACGGCgttggcggcgacgagctccggggAGCCGTCGCCGCGGTCCACTGGGAAGCACCCCTTCTACCGCGGCATCCGGTGCAGAAACGGCAAGTGGGTCTCGGAGATCCGCGAGCCGCGCAAGGCGCGCCGCATATGGCTCGGAACTTACCCGACGGCCGAGATGGCTGCCGCGGCCTATGACGTGGCCGCCCGCGCGCTGCGCGGCTCCGACGCCGTGCTCAATTTCCCtggcgccgccgcctcgcgccctgTCCCCGCGTCTGCCTCCCCGGAGGACATACGTgcggccgcagccgcagccgcggcgGCCGCCCAGCTTTACAGGCCGCACGGCAGCGAGGCGCCTGATGGCAGTGCTTCGACTGCCGCGACAGCGGAGGAGCAGAGACATCACGGCACAATAACAAGCGGAGGCGCCGCCGATGACCGCACGCCGCAGCATCAGATGGGCAATGAGGACTTCATGGACGAGGAGGCGATCTTCGAGATGCCGCAGATGCTGCGCAACATGGCGGCGGGCATGATGATGAGCCCGCCAAGGCTGAGCCCCACCGCCTCCGACGAGTGGCCGGACCCGGCGGGGGCCGGGGAGAGCCTGTGGAGCTACCACGATCCCTAG